A window of Candidatus Vicinibacter proximus contains these coding sequences:
- the sprA gene encoding cell surface protein SprA, translated as MRSFFLVLFIWILSERVLLAGGKELPEPIQMNNKPYSDTIPFKDRTGSFTDPDAKNPFDLKDPKVIDQTIEYDPVTGQYRVTEKVGNDYYRPSTYMSFDQYMAFKSKQQDKEYMKSLAGISSGKRNLSGLVDPVSKIDIKRNLVDRLFGGLGIQIEPRGNIDMTVGGFYNFTDIPNIPIRQRWQAGPDFDMDIQMEVAGNIGDKLKLNTNYNTQSSFDFENKLKLEYDSEKFSEDDIIKKIEAGNVSLPLRSTLIKGSQNLFGFKTDWQFGHLRLTGLVSQQRSRQENIKTKGGGVVQDFQIRPDNYDENRHFFLSHYNRENYEVSLSNLPEVNSQFRIKDIEVWLTEDGQNSRETNVRDIIALADLGTPDGLPFDMSASQQSKFLPGKAVPRDLHGKPLPSNTSNQLLQQILALQGSRDLNEVVRVLSDPNGLNLLQGRDFEKIRAKRLTPNEFTFNPDLGFISLRVRPRPNQVLAVAYHYTYNGKDMDPRTQTQLKVGEFSAEVKSDSLNYKVMFVKMLKSSNQVTFLPSFDLMMKNVYPIGGFNLNQEDFKFDIFYESQDGAQRRFIEEIDGYPLLNLFQLDNLNRTNDPQPDGIFDWVNGQTIIPSSGSVIFPVLEPFGLSFKNLLSKLEFLKNDPVKIEAIYKKYAYPQLYDTSVTSARQNLQSNQFILRGSYRAGKSNEIPLNTFGSDPNAKIIVRAGSLVLTEGIDYTVDRSLGKVTILNESLLQSNTNISVDFENNALFNFNTRTMLGFRAEYSKSKDVYVGTTFMKLFERPFTQKVNLGEDPINNNIYGLDFGITKPAPWITRTLDKLPLYSTKDPSRWSLQGEAALLQPGYSRAINQDGSDGGVVYIDDFEGSSTGIGLYFNTTQWILATPPTSNQVDGNLGGNNVYNNFYTSSNRALLSWYRIDDFARVGAPDAASTYSRLVDELEIFPQRQRPVGFATELTFDLTYYPYEKGPYNYELPEGIRSGDSTYTTKGLNSDNTLKQPETRWAGIMSKLNTNDFELANVEYIDFWLLNPFLPKANGSKISNSGKLFFQLGTFSEDILKDGKQQFEHGLPTPNLNLPTDNSIFGKISRKPPVTNTFEVRDRETQDLGLDGLNSINSTQTQTERSHFNDYLERMRNFLDPQAFNQIQRDPSNDDYLSYRDNSFPNGTTVLEKYKRFNMPEGNSQIDLGNQQSTAYTATPDMEDLNFDKSLNEIESYYSYEVPINNVNNSLGRNPFITDSVIVSKPSGNETWYRFRIPITRWNYKAGQISDYRSIQSMRLLMTGFDEQITFRLIKFQLGRNTWRRNFDKACTNDIPEKPLILDKIDIEENSSKRPFNYVLPKGIQRERFFSTQFADLFQNETSLLLRKEIFPPRCEQSVFRVIDLDIRRYKRLKMFCHTESSMNLQKGMFPYLLDWVKILLKTIMNMKYQHEFHHKATLVLLRTKILFGLKRMNLIFLYKH; from the coding sequence ATGAGAAGTTTTTTTTTAGTTTTATTTATATGGATTTTATCTGAAAGGGTGCTATTAGCAGGAGGCAAGGAGCTTCCAGAACCGATACAGATGAATAATAAGCCTTATTCCGATACTATTCCGTTTAAAGACAGAACAGGCAGTTTTACCGATCCAGACGCAAAAAACCCATTTGATCTAAAGGACCCTAAAGTAATAGACCAAACTATTGAATATGATCCGGTGACAGGTCAATATCGTGTCACAGAAAAAGTAGGGAATGATTATTACAGGCCATCTACTTACATGAGTTTTGACCAATATATGGCATTCAAATCCAAGCAACAAGACAAAGAATACATGAAGTCTCTTGCAGGAATTAGCTCAGGCAAAAGGAATCTGAGTGGACTTGTAGATCCAGTTAGCAAGATAGATATTAAGAGGAATTTGGTTGATCGGTTGTTTGGAGGTTTGGGAATTCAGATAGAGCCAAGGGGTAATATAGACATGACAGTAGGTGGTTTTTATAATTTTACCGATATCCCCAATATTCCAATCCGACAAAGATGGCAGGCCGGGCCTGATTTTGATATGGATATTCAAATGGAAGTTGCAGGAAACATTGGTGATAAGCTAAAATTGAATACCAATTATAATACCCAATCTTCTTTTGATTTTGAAAATAAGCTAAAGCTTGAGTACGATAGTGAGAAATTTTCAGAGGATGACATAATCAAAAAAATTGAAGCAGGAAATGTCAGTTTACCTTTAAGATCCACCTTGATTAAAGGAAGTCAAAATTTGTTTGGATTCAAAACGGATTGGCAGTTTGGTCATCTGCGATTGACGGGCTTAGTATCACAGCAAAGGTCAAGACAAGAGAATATCAAAACCAAAGGGGGCGGAGTTGTTCAGGATTTTCAGATCAGACCGGATAATTATGACGAAAACAGACACTTCTTTCTGAGTCACTATAACCGAGAAAATTATGAAGTATCTCTTTCCAATCTTCCTGAGGTCAATAGTCAATTCAGGATTAAGGACATTGAAGTTTGGTTAACCGAAGATGGCCAGAATTCTAGGGAAACTAACGTTAGGGATATAATTGCCTTAGCTGACCTAGGTACTCCGGATGGATTACCTTTTGATATGTCGGCTAGTCAACAATCTAAATTTCTTCCCGGAAAAGCGGTTCCCAGAGACCTTCATGGAAAACCATTGCCCTCCAATACTTCAAATCAACTGTTACAACAAATACTTGCCCTTCAGGGGTCCAGAGATTTGAATGAAGTGGTAAGAGTACTCTCTGATCCAAATGGTCTTAACCTTTTACAAGGTCGGGATTTTGAAAAAATTAGGGCAAAAAGACTAACCCCAAATGAATTTACATTTAATCCTGATTTGGGATTTATTTCCCTTAGAGTACGACCACGACCAAATCAAGTTCTTGCTGTCGCTTATCATTATACCTATAATGGAAAGGATATGGACCCAAGGACTCAAACTCAACTTAAAGTTGGGGAATTTTCAGCTGAAGTAAAGTCAGATTCGCTTAACTATAAGGTGATGTTTGTGAAGATGTTAAAATCATCCAACCAAGTTACCTTCCTTCCGTCTTTTGATCTGATGATGAAAAATGTTTACCCTATTGGGGGCTTTAATTTGAATCAGGAAGATTTTAAGTTTGACATTTTTTATGAATCTCAAGACGGAGCTCAAAGAAGATTTATTGAAGAAATAGATGGATATCCGTTATTAAACCTCTTTCAACTTGATAATTTAAACAGGACAAATGACCCTCAACCCGATGGAATATTTGATTGGGTTAACGGTCAAACTATAATTCCCAGCAGCGGAAGTGTTATTTTTCCAGTTTTAGAGCCCTTTGGATTGTCTTTTAAAAACTTATTATCAAAGCTTGAGTTTCTAAAAAACGATCCAGTGAAGATAGAAGCCATATATAAAAAGTATGCCTATCCACAACTTTATGACACCTCTGTAACATCAGCACGTCAAAATTTACAATCCAACCAATTTATTCTAAGAGGAAGTTATCGTGCCGGGAAATCAAATGAAATTCCTCTTAATACTTTTGGGTCTGACCCAAATGCTAAGATAATTGTACGTGCTGGATCATTAGTTTTGACTGAAGGAATTGATTATACTGTTGACCGAAGTTTGGGAAAAGTGACCATTCTCAATGAATCTTTATTACAGTCAAATACCAATATTAGTGTGGATTTTGAAAATAATGCACTTTTCAATTTCAATACCAGAACCATGCTTGGTTTCAGAGCTGAATACTCAAAAAGCAAAGATGTATATGTGGGGACTACATTTATGAAATTATTTGAAAGACCTTTCACCCAAAAAGTAAATTTAGGTGAGGATCCAATAAATAACAATATATATGGCCTTGACTTTGGAATAACTAAACCGGCACCCTGGATAACCAGGACATTAGATAAACTTCCACTTTATAGTACTAAGGATCCATCCAGATGGTCACTGCAGGGGGAAGCTGCTTTACTCCAGCCTGGTTATTCAAGAGCAATTAATCAGGATGGAAGTGATGGAGGCGTTGTATATATAGATGATTTTGAAGGAAGTTCGACTGGTATTGGCTTGTATTTTAATACCACTCAGTGGATTCTTGCAACGCCACCAACATCAAACCAAGTAGACGGAAACCTTGGTGGAAATAATGTATATAATAACTTTTATACAAGTTCAAATAGAGCACTCTTATCATGGTATAGAATTGATGATTTTGCAAGAGTTGGGGCCCCAGATGCAGCATCTACCTATTCCAGACTGGTGGATGAGCTTGAGATTTTTCCTCAGCGACAGCGACCAGTTGGATTTGCCACTGAACTAACATTTGACCTTACATATTATCCTTATGAAAAAGGTCCTTATAATTATGAACTTCCCGAGGGAATTAGAAGTGGAGATTCTACCTATACGACAAAAGGGTTAAATTCAGATAATACATTAAAACAACCAGAAACCAGGTGGGCAGGGATAATGTCTAAACTGAATACCAATGATTTTGAATTGGCCAATGTTGAGTATATAGATTTTTGGTTGTTAAATCCATTTTTGCCAAAAGCCAATGGAAGTAAGATTTCAAACAGTGGCAAGCTATTTTTTCAATTAGGGACTTTTTCGGAAGACATTTTAAAGGATGGTAAACAACAATTTGAACACGGATTGCCAACCCCAAATTTAAATCTACCAACGGATAATAGTATTTTTGGCAAAATCAGTAGAAAACCTCCGGTAACTAATACTTTTGAAGTCAGAGACAGAGAAACCCAAGACTTAGGTTTGGACGGATTGAATAGTATAAATTCAACTCAAACACAAACAGAGCGTAGTCATTTTAATGATTACCTTGAAAGAATGAGGAATTTTCTGGACCCTCAGGCTTTTAACCAAATTCAACGAGATCCATCAAACGATGACTATCTTTCCTATAGGGATAATTCCTTTCCAAATGGAACAACTGTACTGGAAAAATATAAAAGGTTTAATATGCCTGAAGGCAATTCACAAATTGATTTAGGAAACCAACAATCCACTGCATATACGGCAACTCCGGATATGGAGGACCTTAACTTTGATAAGTCACTGAATGAAATTGAATCATATTATAGTTATGAAGTTCCAATCAATAATGTGAATAATAGTTTGGGACGCAATCCTTTTATTACAGATTCTGTAATTGTTTCTAAACCTTCTGGAAATGAAACTTGGTATAGGTTTAGAATTCCTATTACAAGGTGGAATTACAAAGCTGGCCAAATAAGTGATTACAGATCAATCCAATCTATGAGATTATTGATGACAGGCTTTGACGAGCAAATTACTTTCCGGTTGATAAAGTTTCAATTAGGTAGAAATACCTGGAGAAGAAATTTTGACAAAGCCTGTACAAATGATATACCTGAAAAGCCACTAATATTAGATAAAATAGATATTGAAGAGAACTCTTCAAAGAGACCTTTCAATTATGTCTTACCAAAAGGAATTCAACGAGAGCGTTTTTTTAGTACTCAGTTTGCTGATTTATTTCAAAATGAAACAAGCCTTTTATTAAGAAAGGAAATATTTCCTCCAAGATGTGAACAATCAGTTTTCAGAGTTATAGATCTTGACATCAGGCGGTATAAGAGACTTAAAATGTTTTGCCATACAGAAAGTTCTATGAATTTGCAAAAGGGGATGTTTCCGTATTTATTAGATTGGGTAAAGATTTTACTCAAAACTATTATGAATATGAAATACCAGCACGAATTTCACCACAAGGCAACATTAGTTTTATTAAGGACCAAGATACTATTTGGCTTAAAGAGAATGAATTTGATTTTCCTTTACAAGCATTAA
- a CDS encoding thioredoxin family protein — translation MSFKESNMLLLGTKMPKFSLVNVQNKEIISIDEGESFNGILIMFICNHCPFVIHVLPEIVRIAGDYIQKGIKIIAISSNDIKNYPDDSPDKMKDLALEWKFKFPYCYDEDQSVAKAFDAACTPDFYLFDKYSLLAYRGRMDESRPGNNIPLTGNDLRSAIDQILIGEKPSGNQYPSAGCNIKWKK, via the coding sequence ATGTCATTTAAAGAATCCAATATGCTATTACTAGGAACTAAAATGCCAAAGTTTTCCCTAGTAAATGTTCAAAATAAGGAAATAATATCTATTGACGAAGGGGAGAGTTTCAATGGTATTTTAATAATGTTTATTTGTAATCATTGCCCGTTCGTGATTCACGTGTTGCCCGAAATTGTAAGAATAGCAGGAGACTATATACAAAAGGGAATAAAAATTATTGCCATCAGTTCAAATGATATAAAAAATTACCCAGATGACAGTCCGGATAAAATGAAAGATCTTGCGCTAGAATGGAAATTTAAATTCCCCTATTGTTACGATGAAGACCAATCAGTAGCTAAGGCATTTGATGCCGCCTGCACTCCTGATTTTTATCTGTTTGACAAGTATTCCCTTTTAGCTTATAGGGGAAGAATGGATGAGTCAAGACCTGGAAATAATATTCCTCTTACTGGAAATGATCTTCGATCAGCAATTGATCAAATTTTAATTGGTGAAAAGCCTTCTGGCAATCAATATCCAAGTGCTGGTTGTAACATCAAGTGGAAAAAATAA
- a CDS encoding M15 family metallopeptidase, translating into MISNNINTYNFIEEDDFIYGKFQPDDHPQFVKIDNFYCDKNSYMLQEAYDAFVSMAEAAKADSIELKIISATRNFEYQKEIWEKKWVGETLVDHMKLNKSHKNPIERARKILEYTAPPGFTRHHWGTDIDINSVEEEYFNTTEGAKVYAWLKNNAPKFGFCQIYTEQDSLRPSGFKEEKWHWSYIKIAHRIWINQMDRYSENNLCNFKGYQSVRKLNFAKEYLSSINTCH; encoded by the coding sequence ATGATTAGCAATAATATAAATACCTATAACTTTATTGAGGAAGATGATTTCATATATGGGAAATTCCAACCAGATGATCATCCACAATTTGTCAAAATAGACAATTTCTATTGTGACAAGAATTCATATATGCTGCAAGAAGCCTACGATGCTTTTGTCTCAATGGCAGAAGCAGCTAAAGCCGATTCCATTGAACTAAAAATTATTTCAGCTACTAGAAATTTTGAATACCAAAAAGAAATTTGGGAGAAAAAATGGGTTGGTGAAACTTTAGTTGATCATATGAAATTGAATAAAAGCCATAAAAATCCAATAGAAAGGGCTCGTAAGATACTTGAATATACTGCGCCTCCCGGTTTTACCAGACACCATTGGGGTACTGATATTGATATTAATTCTGTTGAAGAAGAATACTTCAATACTACAGAAGGAGCCAAAGTATATGCGTGGCTTAAAAATAATGCACCCAAATTTGGATTTTGCCAAATATATACTGAACAAGATTCCTTAAGACCATCAGGTTTTAAAGAAGAAAAATGGCACTGGTCTTACATAAAAATAGCCCATAGGATATGGATTAACCAAATGGACCGTTATTCGGAAAATAACCTTTGCAACTTCAAAGGTTATCAGTCTGTGAGAAAATTAAATTTTGCCAAAGAATATCTCAGTTCAATTAATACTTGTCACTAG
- a CDS encoding GyrI-like domain-containing protein, which produces MSNNFIKIIVAVGVLLLMYLLACFVSPSSMSQTNEIKINCSKGLMYVMINDIKEWPNWISWKKEDSNLSFSMGGRQVNIGANFTFEGKSFGKGIVEVQESHKDSLLASYITNSNWPGKVSTTWQIIPETRTSVLLISRNRLLTKVPFFKRPFYWSFEKEYANLHQNDLNNLKNYIEGMINTQFGIKPSSFKKQGYFGMKAPIYNANIPKFYAESYPKIYKALDSLGITPSGPPVGLIYDWEGSSNYVYIMAALPVGRVVRPPLGFDYEEVPDIPCLKLEHFGSYKTLKHAHSKLDYIMSSSNFVLFSPIIEEYVTSPSQEPDTSKWLTNIYYLLDNTGSYSKTLQKKKTIEEMIQEEEEIRKKKLERENQ; this is translated from the coding sequence ATGTCTAATAATTTTATTAAAATCATTGTTGCTGTCGGTGTTTTACTATTGATGTATCTATTGGCTTGTTTTGTTTCTCCATCATCAATGTCCCAAACTAATGAAATTAAGATCAATTGCTCAAAAGGCTTAATGTATGTAATGATAAACGACATTAAAGAATGGCCAAATTGGATTAGTTGGAAAAAAGAAGATTCAAATCTTAGTTTTTCAATGGGTGGTCGACAAGTAAATATTGGCGCTAATTTTACATTCGAAGGTAAATCTTTCGGTAAAGGTATTGTAGAAGTTCAGGAATCGCACAAAGACTCTCTACTTGCATCTTACATTACCAATAGTAATTGGCCGGGAAAAGTGTCTACAACCTGGCAAATCATCCCGGAAACCCGAACTTCAGTTTTATTAATCAGCCGTAATAGGTTGCTAACTAAAGTACCTTTTTTTAAAAGGCCCTTTTACTGGTCATTTGAAAAAGAATATGCAAACTTGCATCAAAATGATTTGAATAACTTAAAGAATTACATTGAGGGAATGATTAATACCCAATTTGGTATTAAACCTTCATCCTTTAAAAAACAAGGTTATTTTGGTATGAAAGCTCCAATTTATAATGCTAACATCCCAAAATTTTATGCCGAGTCATACCCAAAAATATATAAAGCTCTTGATTCACTCGGCATAACACCAAGTGGTCCACCAGTCGGACTGATTTACGATTGGGAAGGTTCTTCAAACTATGTTTACATAATGGCAGCACTTCCTGTGGGTCGCGTCGTACGACCTCCACTTGGATTTGACTATGAAGAAGTCCCTGATATACCTTGTTTGAAATTAGAGCATTTTGGATCTTACAAAACGCTTAAGCATGCACATTCAAAACTGGATTACATTATGAGCTCTTCAAATTTTGTATTGTTTTCCCCGATTATTGAAGAGTATGTAACTAGTCCTTCACAGGAGCCGGATACTTCCAAATGGTTGACTAATATTTACTATCTTCTTGATAATACCGGTTCATATTCTAAAACACTTCAGAAAAAGAAGACAATAGAAGAAATGATTCAAGAAGAAGAAGAAATTAGAAAAAAGAAATTGGAAAGAGAAAATCAATAG